AGGATTGCGTTCATCTCGTCCCACATGCTCACGTCGCGAAACCTCGCAACGGTGACCGGCATCGTCATGGGCGACCAGGTCGCGCCGCCGTCGGTGGTGCGAAGCGCGGTGCCGCCCTCGCCCACCGCATATCCACGTCCCGAGCTGTGCAGCCAGACGCCGAGCAGTTCCTCGCCGGTACCGCTGTTCCCCGTGTTCCACGTGAGCCCACCGTCGCGGCTGTAGAGGACCGCGCCCCCGCTGCCCACGGTCACGCCGTTGCCGGCATCACCAAAGCAGACGTCGAAGAACTGCGTGGTGTACGGGTTGGCGTCGCCGGTGATGTCATACCCGGACTGCCAGGTAACGCCGCCGTCGCCGGAATACGCCATGTAGCCGTTCCATCCGGCCACCACCGAGCGGCCGCCGTTTGTGGCGAGCGTGTAGATGAGCTGCGGCAGCCCCAGCGCGTGCTCCTCCCATATGCCGGCCGTGCGCGTGGCCAGGTAGGACGCGTTGTTCTCGATATACAGCACCTGCCCGTTGTTCTCGTCCTCGAACTGAACATCCATAACGGTGTCGCCACCGTGCAGGAAGCGCCAGGCGGTGGTCGAGATCATCGCAACCGTGGCGCCTTCTTTCGTTCCAAAGACGGCCAGACCACCGGACATGGCGTCGGCGACCACGATGTCCTGGCTCCAGTTGACGGTGACCTTCGTCCAGGTGGCCCCGTTGTCATCGGAGCGCAGGATGGTGCCGTCCTCGCCGCCGACCCACCCGGTGGTTCCCGAAAACACGATCGCGGTCAGGTCGAGCGACCCGGCCGTGTGCGCGACCGGCGTCCACGACACGCCGCCGTTGTCGGTGCGATGAAACTCCCCCGCATCACCCACCACGAAGCCGCGATCGTCGTCGATGAACCACACGTCGCGCATCTCCCGGATGCTGGCAATGGAATGATCGCTCCAGGTGTGTCCGCCGTCACGCGTGCGCGTGATCTGCCCGGTGGTTCCGACCACCCAGACCCGCTTCTCGTCCAGACAGTGCAGGCCGCCAAGGCCGCCGTAGGGCGCCACCTGCAGGGCGATCGCCTCGTACGCCACCTCCCATGACCGGCCGGCGTCGATGCTCTTGAGCACCGCACCGCCGCCGGTGACGGCATAGACGGTGGTAGCGGAGGCAAAGCGCATGCGCACCACGGGATCGCCCTGCGGCGTGGGGTTGGCCCACATCCAGGGACCGGACTGGTTCAGGTCTCCCCCGTTTTTTCCGCCTCCGTCGCCGCCGTCATCCGTAACGCCGGCGGGATCGCCGCCGCAACCAAGGGACAGCAGTAGCAGAAGCAACGCGGCGACAGGCAACATGCGTACAGGGCATATCATCGTGATCTCCTTGACGAGTCGACGGGGTCCGGGCGTATTCCAGGTTCGGGCTTCTTCTGTCCCTGTTTGCGCGTTCTGCAGGCGGAGGCGGCCACCCCGGGCCCGAAAAAGTGTTAGAATTTTGATCGGCCCTCAATGCGTCACCTGGACCATTCCGAACCGGGAGCGTCATGACCGACAACCGTTTTGACCGCGCGCGCAGCCTGTTCGACCGGGCCGCCGAACTTCCGGAACAGGAGCGCGAGGCATTCCTCGATCGCGAGTGCGGAGACGACGCTTCGCTGCGCGAGGAGATGCACCGCCTGTTCGCCGCCCGCGAGCGCGCGGGCGACTTCCTGGAGGCACCCATCATGTCGTGGTCGGGCAGGCGCATCGGCCGCTACACAATCAAGGAGGTCATCGCCGAAGGCGGCATGGGCGTGGTGCTGCGCGCCGTTCAGGACAGCCCGCGGCGCGATGTCGCGCTCAAGCTCATCCGCGGCGGCATCGCCTCGGAGAACGCGCTGCGCCGCTTCCGGCTGGAGGCGGAGGTGCTGGGACGCCTCGACCACCCCGGCATCGCGCACATCTTCGAAGCGGCGGTCACCGACACCGGCGTCGGCGAGCAGCCGTATTTCGCTATGGAGCTGGTGGAGGGCGAAACGCTCGGCGAGTACGCCGCGCGCAGGAAGCTGGGCACCCGCGCGCGCATCGACCTGCTCGCGCGCGTGTGCGACGCAGTACACCATGCGCACCAGAAAGGCGTCGTTCATCGCGACCTGAAACCCGCCAACATCGTGGTGCGCAGCGACGGCCAGCCCAAGGTGCTGGACTTCGGCGTGGCACGCGTGACCGACTCCGACCTCCAGGCCACCACCATGCACACCAGCATCGGCCAGGTGATCGGGACGCTCGCCTACATGAGCCCGGAGCAGGTGCGGGGCCGCCACGAGGACGTGGACGCGCGCGCCGACATCTACGGCCTGGGCGTGGTGTGCTACGAAGTGCTCACCGGACGGCTGCCGCAGGACATCGAGGGCAAGGTCATCGCCGAGGCGGCTCGCATGATCACCGAGGAAGACCCGAAGACGCTGCGCTCCACCGGGCAGGGCTTCCCCGCCGACCTCGAGACCATCGTGGGCAAGTGCCTGGCCAAGGAGCGGGAGCGCCGCTACGCGAGCGCCAGCGAGCTGGCCGCCGACCTGCGCCGCTTCCTCAACAATGAACCGCTGGCCGCGCGCCCGCCCAGCGCCGTGTACCAGTTCCGCAAGTTCGCGCGGCGCAACCGCACACCCCTCGCGATCGTCTCGATCATCGTGCTGTCGATTGTCGCATTCGCGGTCAACGCCACCATCCAGGCGCGCCGCCTCGCCACCGAAGCCGAGAGCGCCAGGCAGGTGTCGGACCTGCTGGTGGGATTGTTCGAGTCGATCGACCCGGGCAAGGCGAAGGGTGACACGGTGACCGTGCGCGAAGTACTCGACCGCGGCGTCGACGGCATTCTCTCCAACGACGAGCTGCAACCGCTGGTGCGCGCGCGCGCGCTGAAGGTTCTGGGCGAGGTGTACCAGCACCTCGGGAACTACCAGCAGGCGGAGCCGTTGCTGCGGCGCGCCGTCGATGACATGCTGGCGGGTGGAGCCGACCCGGACGACCTGGTGAGCGCGTACCACGTGCTCGGATACAACCAGGAGGCACGCGACGACTACGACGCCGCCCTGGAGTGCTACAACGCCGGACTGGCCATTGCCGACCAGGAGCGGCCACGCGCGTCGAAAGCCCGCTTTGCCACCCTGACCCGCATCGGCATGGCGACGATGCGCAGGGACGGCTACGAGGCGGGCGCCAGGATCATGCAGGAGACGCTCACCGAGTACGACGCCACCAACCTGCCCCGCGACGAGAGCTACGCGGCGTTGCTGAAC
This genomic stretch from Candidatus Krumholzibacteriia bacterium harbors:
- a CDS encoding serine/threonine-protein kinase; amino-acid sequence: MTDNRFDRARSLFDRAAELPEQEREAFLDRECGDDASLREEMHRLFAARERAGDFLEAPIMSWSGRRIGRYTIKEVIAEGGMGVVLRAVQDSPRRDVALKLIRGGIASENALRRFRLEAEVLGRLDHPGIAHIFEAAVTDTGVGEQPYFAMELVEGETLGEYAARRKLGTRARIDLLARVCDAVHHAHQKGVVHRDLKPANIVVRSDGQPKVLDFGVARVTDSDLQATTMHTSIGQVIGTLAYMSPEQVRGRHEDVDARADIYGLGVVCYEVLTGRLPQDIEGKVIAEAARMITEEDPKTLRSTGQGFPADLETIVGKCLAKERERRYASASELAADLRRFLNNEPLAARPPSAVYQFRKFARRNRTPLAIVSIIVLSIVAFAVNATIQARRLATEAESARQVSDLLVGLFESIDPGKAKGDTVTVREVLDRGVDGILSNDELQPLVRARALKVLGEVYQHLGNYQQAEPLLRRAVDDMLAGGADPDDLVSAYHVLGYNQEARDDYDAALECYNAGLAIADQERPRASKARFATLTRIGMATMRRDGYEAGARIMQETLTEYDATNLPRDESYAALLNDLAIAYQRLGRLQEAADLYQRSLAIYEERLGSDNPYVSRGLSNLAYVYLDMGELEKALAYQERSTEMSIRLLGENHRDTGTALNMQGSILKDMGRYDEAVPYFERAIKAYENSVGPGHSHVSYPYQNLGHLYKSLDQYDRALAHYTRALEIRIAA
- a CDS encoding YCF48-related protein, coding for MICPVRMLPVAALLLLLLSLGCGGDPAGVTDDGGDGGGKNGGDLNQSGPWMWANPTPQGDPVVRMRFASATTVYAVTGGGAVLKSIDAGRSWEVAYEAIALQVAPYGGLGGLHCLDEKRVWVVGTTGQITRTRDGGHTWSDHSIASIREMRDVWFIDDDRGFVVGDAGEFHRTDNGGVSWTPVAHTAGSLDLTAIVFSGTTGWVGGEDGTILRSDDNGATWTKVTVNWSQDIVVADAMSGGLAVFGTKEGATVAMISTTAWRFLHGGDTVMDVQFEDENNGQVLYIENNASYLATRTAGIWEEHALGLPQLIYTLATNGGRSVVAGWNGYMAYSGDGGVTWQSGYDITGDANPYTTQFFDVCFGDAGNGVTVGSGGAVLYSRDGGLTWNTGNSGTGEELLGVWLHSSGRGYAVGEGGTALRTTDGGATWSPMTMPVTVARFRDVSMWDEMNAILVGDGTSTQETILITADGGDTWVNRGPDTAPIRVSVSAWALGTQLAYVGQGQGAVLRTPDRGQTWQEFDSGTNNAIHQIQFVNDTHGWGATTQHDMVFTQDGGLTWTRIGPGTLPGQVSQVHFVDENVGIAVGPTGGMFRSGDGGASWTVLRGGLTTWSHLRAIWMTSATDGVVVGTESKILYTRSAGLPPR